One segment of Anopheles stephensi strain Indian chromosome 3, UCI_ANSTEP_V1.0, whole genome shotgun sequence DNA contains the following:
- the LOC118510364 gene encoding DNA-directed RNA polymerase III subunit RPC5, translating into MEDEDDPVVEEVPIHLNKTLAENLYVLQYPHKSATSTFDDGQVVNCCVKPINQQIKVDYALNTASKNYDSFKGEQFALAADGKQRDKTQKLTFHSGTMDKQSFLSTKPIDDVSRYLVCVLQDGEMHATPLKCIALMRQTFSYFDKQDKRTKAEQKAEQDADGVAEDEELTQVTVKFARQENEKVRKAREKSFNYLSKMEAEEPWCETFWHEKTSATAELERQKLVGSGGGPSGSGRFETDNAALNVKPVEYMDMLISKEKTDRNIDSLLPSRVICMHKLKQLPLQEQLKVILTDAKVITSQQILELLPDRTLAPEKVRRLLPQVGWLIRGNWVVQSEYIYPDGSVSGTNGVAAEQMRKARDYIMYRFTKCDKLERQQLVATTQLPAEEIREILCTMAKLNTADRTWSMLLPPNEGFQCVDEQEISDRQGAFWTARSDKFNEMERNSSGGSGAGASTSKRVRKRSTRDS; encoded by the exons ATGGAAGATGAAGACGATCCCGTCGTGGAAGAG GTTCCGATACATCTGAATAAAACGCTTGCGGAAAATTTGTACGTACTGCAGTATCCGCACAAGTCAGCGACATCAACGTTCGATGATGGGCAGGTGGTGAATTGCTGTGTGAAACCTATCAATCAACAG ATCAAAGTAGACTATGCACTAAACACGGCATCGAAGAATTATGACTCCTTCAAGGGGGAACAGTTTGCACTCGCTGCCGACGGCAAGCAGCGAGACAAAACGCAGAAGCTTACGTTCCACAGCGGAACGATGGACAAACAGTCGTTCCTGAGCACGAAGCCGATCGACGATGTGAGCCGCTATCTGGTGTGCGTCCTGCAGGACGGCGAGATGCATGCGACCCCGCTCAAATGTATCGCCTTGATGCGGCAAACGTTTTCCTACTTCGACAAGCAGGACAAGCGCACGAAGGCGGAGCAGAAAGCGGAACAGGATGCGGACGGTGTGGCCGAGGATGAGGAACTGACGCAGGTGACGGTCAAGTTTGCGCGGCAGGAAAATGAGAAGGTGCGCAAGGCGCGCGAGAAATCGTTCAACTACCTGTCCAAGATGGAGGCGGAAGAACCGTGGTGCGAAACGTTCTGGCACGAGAAAACCTCCGCCACGGCGGAACTGGAGCGACAGAAGCTGGtgggtagtggtggtgggccGAGTGGAAGCGGCCGGTTCGAGACGGACAATGCGGCGCTGAACGTTAAGCCGGTAGAGTACATGGATATGTTGATTAGCAAGGAGAAGACGGACCGGAACATCGATTCCCTACTGCCCAGCAGGGTGATCTGTATGCACAAGCTGAAGCAGCTCCCTTTGCAGGAACAGCTGAAAGTCATTCTCACCGATG CTAAGGTGATCACATCGCAACAAATACTCGAACTGCTGCCGGATCGAACGTTGGCCCCGGAGAAGGTGCGCCGATTGCTGCCCCAGGTCGGGTGGCTGATCCGTGGCAACTGGGTCGTGCAGTCCGAGTACATCTACCCCGACGGTAGCGTGTCCGGTACGAACGGTGTCGCGGCGGAACAGATGCGCAAGGCGCGCGATTACATCATGTACCGCTTTACGAAATGTGATAAACTCGAGCGGCAACAGTTGGTCGCCACCACGCAGCTTCCGGCCGAGGAGATACGCGAAATACTGTGCACGATGGCGAAGCTCAACACGGCCGACCGTACCTGGAGCATGCTGCTGCCACCGAACGAAGGGTTCCAGTGTGTAGACGAGCAGGAGATCAGTGACCGGCAGGGCGCATTCTGGACGGCCCGGTCCGACAAGTTTAACGAGATGGAACGGAATAGCAGCGGCGGCAGTGGTGCAGGTGCGTCCACATCGAAACGGGTCCGGAAGCGTTCGACACGCGATAGTTAG
- the LOC118510387 gene encoding nucleoside-triphosphatase THEP1 has product MSLILVTGMPGVGKTTIMRKLSVELAKQNVPVAGFYTEEVRDAKSGERTGFDVVTFDGQRAPLARISAGCTTTTRNPPTVGRYAVCLEEFERLAIPALDRRGTAILLLDEIGRMELKSRRFQERMNAIVKEVESGSLRFVATVPLKSAGIDVIERLKRIASCQLFHVKPSNRDEMYGDVKDALLRLIAS; this is encoded by the exons ATGAGCCTCATTCTGGTGACCGGTATGCCGG GAGTCGGCAAAACGACCATAATGCGTAAGCTAAGCGTTGAGCTGGCGAAGCAGAACGTCCCGGTGGCCGGATTTTACACGGAAGAGGTGCGCGACGCGAAATCCGGCGAACGAACCGGGTTCGATGTGGTAACGTTCGACGGGCAACGAGCACCGCTTGCAAGAATCTCAGCCGGCTGCACAACCACTACCCGGAATCCTCCGACCGTTGGGCGTTATGCGGTTTGTTTGGAAGAGTTCGAACGGCTCGCTATTCCGGCGCTGGATAGGCGAGGCACCGCGATACTGCTGCTGGACGAGATTGGACGAATGGAGCTTAAATCGCGCCGCTTCCAGGAGCGCATGAACGCGATCGTGAAGGAGGTGGAAAGCGGAAGCTTACGCTTCGTTGCTACTGTGCCGCTCAAATCGGCAGGCATCGACGTGATTGAGCGCCTGAAGCGAATTGCCAGCTGCCAGCTGTTCCACGTGAAACCATCCAATCGGGATGAAATGTACGGCGATGTAAAGGACGCTTTGCTTCGTTTAATTGCTTcctga
- the LOC118510383 gene encoding histone chaperone asf1, with product MAKVHITNVVVLDNPSSFLNPFQFELTFECIEELKEDLEWKMIYVGSAESEEFDQVLDTIYVGPVPEGRHIFVFQADPPNVTRIPEQDAVGVTVVLLTCSYRGQEFVRVGYFINNEYADAEMRENPPPRPLFHKMTRNILASKPRVTRFKINWDDAPVNGVAGGPSNGMMDGEEAPTDEMATNGDAGEDHGMDGESMNSGPSHHHHPADLGHDDNSIAMPATEMPEFNENSNSLAMEC from the coding sequence ATGGCCAAAGTGCATATCACcaacgtggtggtgctggataATCCCAGCAGCTTCCTGAACCCGTTCCAGTTCGAGCTGACGTTCGAGTGCATCGAAGAGCTGAAGGAAGACCTCGAGTGGAAGATGATCTACGTCGGTTCGGCCGAATCGGAAGAGTTCGATCAGGTGCTCGACACGATCTACGTCGGCCCTGTGCCGGAAGGCCGGCATATATTCGTGTTCCAGGCGGATCCACCGAACGTCACCCGCATACCCGAGCAGGACGCTGTCGGGGTGACGGTGGTGCTGCTTACCTGCTCCTACCGTGGGCAAGAGTTTGTCCGCGTGGGGTACTTCATCAACAACGAGTACGCTGATGCGGAAATGCGTGAAAATCCACCGCCGCGACCGCTGTTCCACAAGATGACACGCAACATACTGGCGTCGAAGCCGCGCGTGACACGGTTCAAGATTAACTGGGACGATGCGCCGGTGAACGGGGTGGCCGGTGGCCCCTCGAACGGGATGATGGATGGTGAGGAGGCACCGACGGACGAGATGGCCACAAACGGGGATGCCGGCGAGGACCACGGAATGGACGGTGAATCGATGAACAGTGGGCcatcgcatcatcatcatccagcggatctcgggcACGACGACAATAGTATTGCGATGCCGGCGACGGAAATGCCAGAGTTCAACGAAAACTCCAACTCGCTCGCAATGGAATGCTGA
- the LOC118510357 gene encoding uncharacterized protein LOC118510357 produces the protein MSETVIISKTSPRQRSQPREPTTTTKTTTATAATEPGRLEKIGSKSKGTAAASLVMVKELVHRDSSRLVKDLMALLAIREATKEAQSNDGGEQQAREEALLHKNRPGGGDTTVVTIPTYHHPDPDQAAHGGTRKGPATATTAAVASLLLHHTATQEFASLAGEIIAIADDTPTTVTSNDEGSSSGNDDDRDDELMLHADAAAAPELHTNEKSTDEREGLPAKRKDRPSVRNAEAEAREGLVGGRRYDAKCQDEEKQRAKTERASEMLVGGGDGDGNPSQRPTARCALLSGPVPVSHPTVVCSLERSGTPIPTFAPPPPPVAAVTHVDTTDRPVALTLEQKLDKLLDSVVKIKADMHRRIDRLGKRVEQIHLDVQLNIDSTDRSLLRNDLLLIGIPHREREDLQQCFRAVCRALEYTEQDIPQVDIRRQRIPGGGANRRAVLPRAGPKLTDDPTNGGAAGAEPIAPAPIVVEFMFKTLRDQFYRAYQAKRVLRLSDIGFASDRRFFVNEVLTKYNQKLMAEAVRRKRLGLLHSVYTVDGLVYVQRVAGEKGTKVTSFSSLN, from the coding sequence ATGAGTGAAACGGTAATCATTTCGAAAACAAGCCCCAGACAGCGGTCTCAACCGAGggaaccgacgacgacgacgaagacgacaaCGGCGACCGCCGCTACCGAGCCGGGCCGGTTGGAGAAAATCGGCAGCAAAAGTAAGGGCACCGCAGCCGCCTcgctggtgatggtgaagGAGCTGGTGCACCGGGACAGTAGCCGGCTGGTGAAGGATCTGATGGCGCTGTTGGCCATCCGGGAAGCGACCAAGGAAGCACAATCAAACGACGGCGGTGAGCAGCAGGCTAGGGAGGAAGCTTTGCTGCACAAAAACCGGCCGGGCGGCGGCGATACGACGGTGGTAACGATACCGACGTACCACCACCCCGACCCAGACCAAGCGGCGCACGGTGGGACCAGGAAGGGGCcggcgacggcgacgacggctGCAGTTGCatcactgctgctgcatcaCACGGCAACGCAAGAGTTTGCGTCGTTAGCCGGGGAAATTATAGCGATTGCCGACGATACGCCGACTACGGTGACCAGTAACGACGAAGGCAGCAGTAgcggcaacgacgacgaccgcgACGATGAATTGATGCTGCACGCAGACGCAGCAGCTGCACCGGAACTGCACACGAACGAAAAATCCACCGACGAGCGGGAGGGATTGCCCGCGAAGCGAAAAGACCGGCCGTCCGTTCGGAATGCGGAAGCGGAGGCAAGGGAGGGCTTGGTCGGCGGCCGCCGGTACGACGCAAAGTGCCAGGATGAGGAGAAGCAACGGGCAAAGACTGAACGGGCGTCGGAGAtgctggtcggtggtggtgatggtgatggtaatCCATCGCAACGCCCTACCGCGAGATGTGCTCTGCTGTCTGGGCCGGTTCCGGTTTCACACCCAACCGTTGTGTGTAGTCTCGAGCGTTCCGGTACTCCCATACCAACGTTTgcgcctcctcctcctcctgttgctgctgtcacACATGTGGACACGACGGACCGTCCGGTAGCGCTCACGCTCGAACAGAAGCTGGACAAGCTGCTGGACAGTGTGGTGAAGATTAAGGCCGACATGCACCGGCGTATCGATCGGCTCGGGAAGCGTGTCGAGCAGATACACCTGGACGTGCAGCTCAACATTGACAGTACCGATCGGTCGTTGCTGCGGAACGATCTGCTGCTGATCGGCATTCCGCACCGCGAGCGAGAAGATCTCCAGCAGTGCTTCCGTGCCGTGTGCCGTGCGCTCGAGTACACCGAGCAGGACATACCCCAGGTCGACATCCGGCGGCAGCGAATCCCGGGTGGAGGAGCGAACCGTCGTGCAGTGCTGCCCCGTGCCGGGCCGAAACTCACGGACGATCCCACCAACGGAGGTGCGGCAGGTGCCGAACCGATCGCACCGGCCCCGATCGTGGTGGAGTTTATGTTTAAAACGTTGCGCGATCAATTCTACCGTGCGTACCAAGCGAAACGCGTCCTACGCCTGTCGGACATTGGCTTTGCCAGTGATCGGCGGTTCTTCGTGAACGAGGTGCTGACCAAGTACAACCAGAAGCTGATGGCGGAAGCGGTACGGCGCAAACGGCTCGGACTGCTCCACTCGGTGTACACCGTCGATGGGCTCGTGTATGTGCAGCGTGTGGCCGGCGAAAAGGGCACCAAGGTGACCAGCTTCTCCAGCCTGAactga